One genomic region from Gemmatimonadales bacterium encodes:
- a CDS encoding sulfoacetaldehyde acetyltransferase, translated as MARSITGSEAFVEALRLEGVEYICGIVGSAFMDPLDLFPAGGIRFIQVRHEQSAALMAEGYARATGKPGVCIGQNGPGITNLVTGVASAALNHTPLVVITPAVLSGAIGSQAFQEVDQMRLLAPLVKWQFQVNRPERMAEGIRGAFRAAVALRGPVQVDIPRDAWYGQWEEAEQLPATYRTDGRYGGAPDDEIAKAARLLAGAKRPFIVAGLGAVESDAGADIAKLAEALGAPMGCVYMHNDAVPGSHPLAVGPIGYQGSEAAMKLMAKADVVLALGTRLNTFGTTPQYGIDFFPKQAHLIHNSINPLELGSLRPMAVGLIGDCRAVARQLIESLKQHAIVADRAKVMADVQAEKQAWARRHEEMSTSTNPTIHPRRALWEVAKATPAGTSIVADVGNVSGAANSYFASFDRARSFFGAGSLGGIGVALPTALGVSLARPDQPVLTLVGDGAWSMCLQEVMTAVTEKLSFVSVIFNNSQYGAEKRNQFDFFGERYYFTNLENPNFADIAKGMGAWAIRVTKPEDIGPAMAEAFGIRRAAVVEIVVDSKILSEPYRRDALRQPQRVLEKYTA; from the coding sequence ATGGCACGTTCAATCACGGGTAGCGAGGCGTTCGTCGAGGCACTGCGCCTGGAAGGCGTTGAATACATTTGCGGCATCGTCGGTTCGGCGTTCATGGATCCGCTGGATCTGTTCCCGGCCGGCGGCATCCGCTTCATCCAGGTGCGCCACGAGCAGAGTGCCGCGCTGATGGCCGAGGGCTATGCACGAGCCACCGGCAAGCCGGGGGTCTGCATCGGCCAGAACGGCCCAGGCATCACGAACCTGGTGACCGGCGTGGCCAGTGCCGCGCTTAACCACACGCCACTGGTCGTGATCACTCCGGCGGTGCTCAGTGGTGCCATCGGCTCCCAGGCTTTTCAGGAGGTCGACCAGATGCGGCTTCTGGCGCCGCTGGTCAAATGGCAATTTCAGGTCAACCGGCCGGAGCGAATGGCCGAAGGCATCCGTGGGGCTTTCCGGGCGGCCGTCGCATTGCGAGGACCGGTACAGGTCGATATTCCGCGCGATGCGTGGTACGGCCAATGGGAAGAGGCTGAGCAACTCCCCGCGACCTACCGGACCGATGGCCGCTACGGCGGCGCACCCGACGACGAGATCGCGAAGGCAGCCAGATTGCTTGCCGGCGCAAAGCGCCCCTTCATCGTCGCCGGCTTGGGCGCCGTCGAGTCCGACGCCGGTGCTGATATCGCGAAGCTCGCGGAGGCGCTTGGCGCACCCATGGGGTGCGTTTACATGCACAACGACGCCGTGCCGGGGAGTCACCCCCTCGCGGTGGGTCCCATCGGTTACCAGGGCTCCGAAGCGGCGATGAAGCTGATGGCGAAGGCGGATGTCGTTCTCGCGCTCGGTACGCGGCTGAACACCTTTGGCACAACGCCGCAATACGGCATCGACTTCTTCCCGAAGCAGGCGCATCTGATTCACAACTCGATCAACCCGCTGGAACTCGGCTCGCTGCGCCCCATGGCCGTCGGCCTGATCGGCGATTGTCGGGCCGTCGCACGGCAACTCATCGAGAGCCTCAAGCAGCATGCGATCGTCGCGGACAGGGCGAAGGTGATGGCGGATGTCCAGGCCGAGAAGCAAGCCTGGGCGCGCAGGCACGAGGAAATGTCGACGAGCACGAACCCCACCATCCATCCGAGGCGCGCGTTGTGGGAGGTGGCCAAGGCTACGCCCGCAGGTACGTCGATCGTGGCGGACGTCGGCAACGTCAGCGGCGCCGCCAACTCCTACTTCGCGTCGTTTGACCGCGCCAGGAGCTTCTTCGGCGCGGGGAGCCTCGGCGGCATCGGTGTCGCCCTGCCCACCGCACTGGGGGTCAGCCTCGCAAGGCCCGATCAGCCAGTGCTGACGCTCGTCGGCGACGGCGCCTGGAGCATGTGCCTGCAGGAGGTCATGACCGCGGTCACCGAGAAGCTCAGTTTCGTGAGCGTGATCTTCAATAACTCCCAATACGGCGCGGAGAAGCGAAACCAGTTCGACTTCTTCGGTGAGCGCTACTACTTCACGAACCTGGAGAACCCGAACTTCGCGGACATCGCGAAAGGCATGGGTGCTTGGGCCATTCGCGTCACGAAGCCGGAGGACATCGGCCCGGCGATGGCGGAAGCCTTCGGCATCCGGCGTGCGGCCGTGGTCGAGATCGTGGTCGACTCGAAGATTCTCAGCGAGCCGTATCGGAGGGATGCCCTGCGCCAGCCGCAGCGGGTGCTCGAAAAATACACGGCGTAG
- a CDS encoding IclR family transcriptional regulator, which yields MTNTESPETGSATSRAIAILEWVAQAQGPVAVAELVRQLQLPKPSAHRICGSLEQMGLLRREPAGNGLLVGHRLLTLSLNAAMNFADRGSRRAILRSLMEETGETCTLTVPDGDELVVLERVESPLPLTVQLRPGSRAPLHCTASGKLFLGMLPPTQRRKILASLPLRPCTDRTITEVSRLSAHLDLVRKNGYATDDEEFAVGLRALAVPVFGKRRRVIAGLSINAPAARLNVEDAIDRVPLLRRAAERIARTILGD from the coding sequence ATGACGAACACGGAATCGCCGGAAACAGGTTCGGCCACGAGCCGGGCAATTGCGATCCTCGAATGGGTTGCGCAGGCGCAGGGGCCAGTAGCCGTGGCGGAGCTCGTGCGACAGCTCCAGTTGCCGAAGCCGAGTGCGCATCGCATTTGCGGATCGCTGGAGCAGATGGGGCTGCTTCGTCGAGAGCCCGCAGGAAACGGGCTATTGGTGGGCCACCGATTGCTGACGCTCTCCCTGAACGCGGCAATGAACTTCGCAGACCGCGGAAGCCGACGAGCCATCCTCCGGAGCCTGATGGAAGAGACGGGAGAGACATGCACGTTGACGGTGCCCGACGGCGACGAATTGGTCGTCCTCGAGCGCGTTGAATCTCCATTGCCCTTGACGGTGCAGTTGCGGCCTGGGTCGCGCGCACCGCTGCATTGCACGGCTAGCGGAAAGCTCTTCCTGGGCATGTTGCCCCCGACTCAGCGCCGCAAGATCCTGGCCAGTCTGCCCTTGCGGCCTTGCACCGACCGTACCATCACGGAGGTCTCTCGGCTTTCGGCGCACCTGGATCTGGTGCGCAAGAACGGATACGCGACCGACGACGAGGAATTTGCGGTCGGACTCAGGGCCTTGGCGGTCCCCGTGTTCGGCAAGCGGCGCAGGGTGATCGCCGGTCTGTCCATCAACGCGCCAGCAGCGCGCCTGAACGTCGAGGACGCGATAGACAGGGTGCCACTGCTGCGTCGCGCCGCGGAAAGGATTGCACGGACAATTCTTGGCGACTGA
- a CDS encoding oxidoreductase: MDIETDTQELTPEELRRLGPKRLLVRVRSIVYQAEGINAYEVVDPSGADLPSFEPGSHIDLYFRDGRVRQYSLCSDPLDRRHYEFAVQREAHGRGGSKAIFERVHVGRILAISEPRNNFPLSRRATRHLLLAGGIGVTPMMAMVHRLRATSQEFVLHYCTRSPERTAFVEELRPLRESGLVFFHHDGGDPTRGLDLRALLRPYDEGTHLYYCGPSAFMNAVREASAHWPAGTTHFEHFNATPDVRNAAAPEAGCASSTSGNASETIGVGFQVKLARSGRTFDIPDDKTIVQVLRENGIVVETSCESGLCGTCRTRYLSGAPDHRDFVLDDEAKKEEILICCSRSLSNLLVLDL; the protein is encoded by the coding sequence ATGGACATTGAGACAGATACCCAGGAATTGACGCCCGAAGAGCTACGACGACTCGGACCAAAGCGCCTGCTTGTGCGCGTGCGGTCCATCGTCTATCAAGCCGAGGGGATCAACGCTTACGAGGTCGTGGATCCGTCCGGCGCCGACCTTCCGTCATTCGAGCCGGGGAGCCACATTGATCTCTACTTCCGCGATGGCCGCGTCAGGCAGTACTCGCTTTGCAGTGACCCGTTAGACCGCCGTCACTACGAGTTCGCCGTTCAGCGCGAGGCGCACGGTCGCGGCGGATCCAAGGCGATCTTCGAGCGCGTACATGTTGGGCGCATCCTGGCGATCTCCGAGCCGCGGAACAACTTCCCGCTGAGTCGACGGGCGACACGACATTTGCTCCTGGCTGGCGGGATTGGCGTCACCCCAATGATGGCGATGGTTCATCGGCTTCGCGCCACCAGTCAGGAATTCGTCCTGCATTACTGCACGAGATCGCCTGAGAGGACTGCCTTTGTGGAGGAGCTTCGCCCACTTCGGGAATCCGGCCTCGTCTTTTTCCATCACGACGGCGGCGACCCGACCAGGGGGCTCGATCTGAGGGCGCTGCTTCGCCCCTACGACGAAGGGACCCACCTGTACTACTGCGGCCCCAGTGCATTCATGAACGCGGTGCGTGAAGCATCGGCTCACTGGCCGGCCGGGACAACCCATTTCGAGCACTTCAATGCAACGCCTGACGTCCGCAACGCAGCCGCGCCTGAAGCGGGTTGCGCCTCCAGCACTTCGGGGAACGCCTCCGAGACCATCGGAGTCGGCTTCCAGGTGAAGCTGGCCAGATCAGGCCGGACCTTCGACATCCCGGATGACAAGACGATCGTCCAGGTCCTGCGAGAGAACGGAATCGTCGTCGAGACGTCTTGCGAATCAGGCCTCTGTGGAACGTGCCGCACTCGCTACCTGTCGGGAGCTCCGGATCACCGCGACTTCGTGCTCGATGACGAGGCGAAGAAGGAGGAGATTCTGATTTGCTGTTCCAGGTCGCTGTCGAATCTGCTCGTGCTGGATCTGTAA
- a CDS encoding IclR family transcriptional regulator — translation MAVVAGVGDVPQAPLSSLESTISRISASSSMTRMRASAAKTRQKVEPPQANTPQEALAPGARMLAVLEVATSSEGPVSSSDLAPRLGLPRATVHRLCVALEKMGFLQREPGTKLFVTGYRQQQMALNSLVNSFRRGERHAVLQALARAVEETVNVTVLDGNEVVYIDRVECQWPLRTHLQAGSRIPMHCGASGKLFLSMLPAAQRRRLLFAPLQRFTSKTITDARLLEKHLKQIRSSRVSIDEEEFMQGLIGLAVPVFLNGRICATVSLHAPTARHTVESVSRFVPALQKSAELISRLLSAPV, via the coding sequence GTGGCCGTTGTTGCGGGCGTTGGCGACGTGCCACAAGCTCCCCTGTCCAGCCTGGAATCCACCATTTCCAGAATCAGCGCGTCGTCGAGCATGACCCGCATGCGTGCTTCCGCAGCCAAGACCAGACAGAAGGTTGAGCCGCCCCAGGCCAACACGCCTCAGGAGGCACTCGCTCCCGGCGCGCGGATGCTCGCCGTCCTCGAAGTAGCGACGAGCTCGGAAGGTCCAGTCTCCTCCAGCGATCTGGCTCCCCGCCTGGGACTGCCGCGGGCGACGGTCCATCGCCTCTGCGTCGCGTTGGAGAAGATGGGATTTCTCCAGCGCGAGCCTGGCACAAAGCTCTTCGTGACCGGGTACCGGCAGCAACAGATGGCTCTAAACTCACTGGTCAACTCGTTCCGGCGAGGCGAACGACATGCCGTCTTGCAGGCCCTTGCACGTGCAGTCGAGGAAACGGTCAACGTGACCGTTCTTGACGGCAATGAGGTTGTCTATATCGATCGGGTCGAGTGCCAGTGGCCGCTGCGGACACATCTGCAGGCCGGATCGCGTATACCGATGCACTGCGGCGCAAGTGGAAAGCTTTTCTTGAGCATGCTTCCCGCGGCCCAGCGGCGACGCTTGCTCTTTGCACCGCTGCAGAGATTCACGAGCAAGACAATCACCGATGCGCGGCTTCTGGAGAAGCACCTGAAGCAGATTCGCTCTTCCAGGGTGAGTATCGACGAAGAAGAGTTCATGCAAGGACTGATCGGATTGGCTGTACCCGTCTTCTTGAACGGGCGGATCTGTGCAACCGTCTCCCTTCACGCCCCGACGGCCCGCCATACGGTCGAGAGCGTGAGCCGGTTCGTGCCGGCCCTTCAGAAGAGCGCCGAGCTGATTTCTCGGCTACTCAGCGCACCGGTCTAG
- a CDS encoding ABC transporter permease: MTAMLRQADLVPAKSDVRSEGQPSESHPTKLESPETMAGPSPAFQSVRRLAYQVARYVPLFLMFAIWELVSRSNPATALLLPAPSTVLAGGWELIQQGTLQKDVLASLKRVAVAVAFAALVGYPLGFALGGSRLFAWMFEPVVSFFRPIPPLAWIPLSIMWFGITDAQNEFIIFLGALFPIVLSTMEGVRDVDAQLIRAARTLGAGRTAIVFTVILPGALSSMFVGLRVGIGIAWMALVAGELVAATSGLGFLISQGRLLFRSDHIVVGMVMIGVIGLLLDAAVRLLQQLVTPWREGN, translated from the coding sequence ATGACCGCGATGCTGAGGCAAGCAGATCTGGTGCCAGCGAAATCTGACGTCCGCTCCGAGGGGCAACCCTCGGAGTCCCACCCGACGAAACTAGAGAGCCCGGAGACGATGGCTGGCCCAAGCCCCGCGTTTCAATCGGTGCGGCGCCTTGCGTATCAAGTGGCCCGATACGTGCCGCTCTTTCTCATGTTCGCGATCTGGGAGCTCGTCAGCAGATCGAACCCGGCAACGGCGCTTCTCCTACCGGCCCCTAGCACAGTGTTGGCGGGGGGGTGGGAGCTGATCCAGCAGGGGACGCTGCAGAAGGATGTCCTGGCGAGTCTGAAGCGCGTCGCAGTCGCAGTCGCGTTCGCCGCCCTCGTCGGCTACCCGCTGGGCTTTGCGTTGGGCGGTTCGCGCCTGTTTGCGTGGATGTTCGAACCGGTGGTCAGCTTCTTCAGGCCGATACCGCCTCTGGCGTGGATTCCGCTTTCGATCATGTGGTTCGGGATTACCGACGCGCAGAACGAGTTCATCATCTTCCTCGGTGCGCTCTTCCCCATAGTGCTCAGCACCATGGAGGGCGTGCGGGATGTCGATGCGCAACTGATTCGCGCGGCGAGGACGCTCGGTGCAGGCCGCACCGCGATCGTCTTCACGGTGATTCTCCCTGGGGCGCTTTCCTCGATGTTCGTCGGCTTGCGCGTAGGCATCGGAATCGCCTGGATGGCCCTGGTTGCAGGTGAGCTGGTCGCGGCAACGTCTGGCCTCGGGTTCCTGATCAGTCAAGGGCGTCTGCTGTTTCGAAGCGACCATATCGTCGTCGGCATGGTGATGATCGGCGTCATCGGGCTCCTGCTGGACGCCGCTGTTCGTCTCCTTCAGCAACTGGTAACTCCTTGGCGGGAGGGCAACTGA